In Sphingomonas sp. Leaf357, a single genomic region encodes these proteins:
- a CDS encoding FitA-like ribbon-helix-helix domain-containing protein, producing MGQVLIRNLDDALLDDYRRVAKEHGRSLEAELRDGLLRARPKRRLSKEELIALLREVQAMTPPGVTQSDSTAIIREMRDKGYGFSD from the coding sequence ATGGGACAGGTGCTGATCCGCAATCTCGATGATGCGCTGCTGGACGATTACCGGCGCGTGGCAAAGGAGCATGGGCGGTCGCTCGAAGCGGAATTGCGGGACGGACTCCTTCGTGCTCGGCCCAAGCGGCGTTTGTCCAAGGAAGAACTGATTGCGCTTTTACGTGAGGTGCAGGCCATGACTCCGCCGGGCGTCACGCAGAGCGACAGTACCGCGATCATCCGCGAGATGCGCGACAAGGGATATGGGTTTTCGGATTGA
- a CDS encoding helix-turn-helix domain-containing protein encodes MADRKLFAGHAVRRLRRQAGLTQAAMAELLTISPSYLNLVEKNQRPLSASLLVKLAESFDFDPRALAAGEPGGGEAAIRRRLADPIFADLEIDRNEIEEWLAGAPGGAEAFARAYDRAGVGGGAAGEAANDPIAEVRREIERWRGHFADLDTMAEALADELRLGAGDLYGAIAERLRVKHQLTIRVLPVEVMPDLLRRTDLHARQLQLSETLDPASRTFAAAFQLAQIEARAEIEALAKGAGFADRAAERLYRRHLASYFAAAVMMPYARFLRACEATGYDIELLQRRFGAGFEQVAHRLTTLQRVGARGLPFFMVRIDRAGQASKRFSGASNAALAEAEGRCPLWRVHHAFDRPGALAVQLVELEDGARWLTLARTVTPQGRRYGAVPAEFAVGIGVASEHAGTLAAARGIDLKGEATPIGLGCRACLRSACPQRSVPPIGRALSINDRERGVSAFTFGGD; translated from the coding sequence ATGGCGGATCGCAAACTCTTTGCCGGGCACGCGGTGCGGCGGTTGCGGCGTCAGGCCGGGCTGACCCAGGCCGCGATGGCCGAGCTGCTGACAATCTCCCCCAGCTACCTGAACCTGGTCGAGAAAAACCAGCGCCCCTTGTCGGCGTCGTTGCTCGTCAAGCTGGCGGAGTCGTTCGATTTCGATCCGCGCGCGCTGGCGGCGGGGGAGCCGGGCGGGGGCGAGGCGGCGATCCGGCGGCGGCTGGCCGATCCGATCTTCGCCGATCTCGAAATCGACCGCAACGAGATCGAGGAATGGCTCGCCGGGGCGCCGGGCGGGGCGGAGGCGTTCGCACGGGCCTACGACCGGGCCGGGGTCGGGGGAGGGGCTGCGGGCGAGGCTGCGAACGATCCGATTGCCGAGGTACGGCGCGAGATCGAGCGCTGGCGCGGGCATTTCGCCGATCTGGATACCATGGCCGAGGCGTTGGCCGACGAATTGCGGCTCGGCGCGGGCGACCTGTACGGCGCGATCGCCGAACGGCTGCGCGTGAAGCATCAACTGACGATCCGCGTGCTGCCGGTCGAGGTGATGCCGGACCTGCTGCGCCGCACCGATCTGCACGCGCGGCAATTGCAGTTGAGCGAGACGCTCGACCCCGCATCGCGCACCTTCGCTGCCGCGTTCCAGCTGGCGCAGATCGAGGCGCGCGCGGAAATCGAGGCGCTGGCCAAGGGTGCGGGGTTCGCGGATCGCGCGGCCGAGCGGCTCTATCGCCGCCATCTGGCGAGCTATTTCGCCGCGGCGGTGATGATGCCCTATGCCCGTTTCCTGCGCGCATGCGAGGCGACCGGCTACGACATCGAACTGCTGCAACGGCGCTTCGGCGCGGGTTTCGAACAGGTCGCGCATCGCTTGACGACGTTGCAGCGCGTCGGCGCGCGCGGCCTGCCGTTCTTCATGGTGCGGATCGATCGCGCGGGGCAGGCATCGAAGCGATTTTCCGGCGCGAGCAACGCGGCGTTGGCCGAGGCCGAGGGGCGCTGCCCGTTATGGCGCGTGCATCACGCCTTCGATCGGCCGGGGGCATTGGCGGTCCAGCTGGTCGAACTGGAAGACGGTGCGCGCTGGCTCACGCTGGCGCGCACGGTGACGCCGCAGGGGCGGCGCTACGGCGCGGTGCCGGCCGAGTTCGCGGTCGGGATCGGCGTGGCGAGCGAGCATGCCGGCACGCTGGCGGCGGCACGCGGAATCGACCTGAAAGGCGAGGCGACGCCGATCGGCCTGGGGTGCCGGGCGTGCCTGCGCAGCGCCTGTCCGCAACGTTCCGTGCCGCCGATCGGTCGCGCGCTGTCGATCAACGATCGCGAGCGCGGCGTGAGTGCCTTCACCTTCGGCGGCGATTGA
- a CDS encoding isocitrate lyase yields MTYQTHIAQTTDLIRSYNGTWDGIDAEAVARMRLQNRFQTGLDIARYTAAIMRKDMAAYDLDPANYTQSLGCWHGFIGQQKMISIKKHFGTTDRRYLYLSGWMVAALRSEFGPLPDQSMHEKTSVPALIEELYTFLRQADARELGMMFRDLDHARDGGNEIEAARLLNAIENHQTHVVPIIADIDAGFGNAEATYLLARKMIEAGACALQIENQVSDEKQCGHQDGKVTVPHEDFLAKVRACRYAFLELGVEDGIIVTRTDSLGAGLTKQIAVSTTPGDLGDQYNSYLDCEEIDPATAKNGDLILNRDGKLLRPKRLPSNLFQFREGTGADRCVMDCIASLQNGADLLWIETEKPHIEQIAGMVDRIREVVPNAKLVYNNSPSFNWTLNFRQQVYDAWAEAGKDVSAFDRARLMSVDYDGTELADEADERIRTFQKDAAARAGIFHHLITLPTYHTAALSTDNLAKEYFGDQGMLGYVKGVQRKEIREGIACVKHQNMSGSDLGDDHKEYFAGEAALKAGGAHNTMNQFAA; encoded by the coding sequence ATGACCTACCAGACCCATATCGCGCAGACGACGGACCTGATCCGCAGCTATAACGGCACCTGGGACGGAATCGATGCCGAGGCGGTCGCCCGCATGCGCCTGCAGAACCGCTTCCAGACCGGGCTCGATATCGCGCGCTACACCGCGGCGATCATGCGCAAGGACATGGCGGCTTATGATCTCGATCCCGCCAATTACACCCAGTCGCTGGGCTGCTGGCACGGGTTCATCGGCCAGCAGAAGATGATCAGCATCAAGAAGCATTTCGGCACCACCGATCGCCGTTACCTGTATCTGTCGGGCTGGATGGTCGCCGCTTTGCGCAGCGAGTTCGGCCCGCTGCCGGACCAGTCGATGCACGAGAAGACCAGCGTTCCGGCGCTGATCGAGGAACTCTACACCTTCCTGCGCCAGGCCGATGCGCGCGAACTGGGCATGATGTTCCGCGATCTCGATCATGCCCGCGACGGCGGCAACGAGATCGAGGCGGCGCGCCTGCTCAACGCGATCGAGAACCACCAGACGCACGTCGTGCCGATCATCGCCGATATCGACGCTGGCTTCGGCAATGCCGAGGCGACGTACCTGCTCGCCCGGAAGATGATCGAGGCCGGTGCCTGCGCGCTGCAGATCGAGAATCAGGTGTCCGACGAGAAGCAGTGCGGCCATCAGGACGGCAAGGTTACCGTGCCGCACGAGGACTTCCTCGCAAAGGTCCGCGCCTGCCGCTACGCTTTCCTGGAACTCGGCGTCGAGGACGGCATCATCGTCACGCGCACGGATTCGCTGGGCGCCGGCCTGACCAAGCAGATTGCGGTCAGCACCACCCCGGGCGATCTCGGCGATCAATATAACAGCTATCTCGATTGCGAGGAGATCGATCCCGCCACCGCAAAGAATGGCGACTTGATCCTCAATCGCGACGGCAAGTTGCTGCGCCCGAAGCGTCTGCCGTCGAACCTGTTCCAGTTCCGTGAAGGCACCGGCGCCGACCGCTGCGTGATGGATTGCATCGCCTCGCTTCAGAACGGTGCCGACCTGCTGTGGATCGAGACCGAGAAGCCGCATATCGAGCAGATCGCCGGCATGGTCGATCGCATTCGCGAGGTCGTGCCCAACGCGAAGCTGGTCTACAACAACAGCCCGAGCTTCAACTGGACGCTCAACTTCCGCCAGCAAGTCTATGATGCGTGGGCGGAAGCGGGCAAGGACGTCTCGGCCTTCGATCGCGCGCGGCTGATGTCGGTCGATTATGACGGCACCGAACTGGCCGACGAGGCCGACGAGCGCATCCGCACCTTCCAGAAGGATGCGGCGGCGCGGGCCGGCATCTTCCATCACCTGATCACGCTGCCGACCTATCACACCGCGGCACTGTCGACCGACAATCTGGCCAAGGAATATTTCGGCGACCAGGGCATGCTCGGCTACGTCAAGGGCGTGCAGCGCAAGGAGATCCGCGAGGGCATCGCCTGCGTGAAGCACCAGAACATGTCGGGCTCCGATCTGGGCGACGATCATAAGGAGTATTTCGCGGGCGAAGCGGCATTGAAGGCCGGCGGCGCGCACAACACGATGAACCAGTTCGCGGCGTGA
- a CDS encoding DUF2238 domain-containing protein, whose translation MIRALAVAVLLANLWQPFPEIAPLQHIPTLALLLASPWLLRRWPLSNGAVAAIAGFFALHTLAGRYTYSNVPYDDWALALTGHSIDAAMGWTRNDFDRLVHLAFGLLAVPPVAEAMRRYAGVGPRLALWIAFLFVCGVSALYEIFEWLLTLVLAPDMADDYNGQQGDIWDAQKDMAVAIFGACVSIGWLGTRRRIE comes from the coding sequence ATGATCCGCGCGCTGGCGGTGGCGGTGCTGCTGGCGAACCTGTGGCAGCCCTTCCCGGAGATCGCGCCGCTACAGCATATCCCGACGCTTGCGCTGCTGCTCGCGTCGCCATGGCTGCTGCGGCGCTGGCCGCTGTCGAACGGGGCGGTCGCGGCGATCGCCGGCTTCTTCGCGCTGCACACGCTGGCCGGGCGCTACACCTATTCGAACGTGCCCTATGACGATTGGGCGCTGGCTCTGACCGGCCATTCGATCGATGCGGCGATGGGCTGGACGCGCAATGATTTCGATCGGCTGGTGCATCTGGCGTTCGGTTTGCTCGCGGTGCCCCCGGTGGCGGAGGCGATGCGACGTTATGCCGGCGTTGGCCCGAGACTGGCTCTGTGGATCGCCTTCCTGTTCGTCTGCGGCGTCAGCGCGCTGTACGAAATCTTCGAATGGCTGCTCACCCTCGTCCTCGCCCCCGATATGGCCGACGACTATAACGGCCAGCAGGGTGACATCTGGGACGCGCAGAAGGACATGGCGGTCGCCATCTTCGGGGCGTGCGTGTCGATCGGATGGCTGGGCACGCGGAGGCGGATTGAGTGA
- a CDS encoding DUF4893 domain-containing protein translates to MIVRTGFGLAACVALAACGGGNRPATASKPAVADWRQVATKADRDRLRTWRESWVAATDKARAAGNGAALAAQGKLFDPDHALAGAVPPPGTYRCRVFKLGAKGVGSRDFSAFPFFDCRVEAEGDVSSFYKADGSQRPVGLAFPDSDTRAVFLGTMMIGDEKVALQYGRDADRDMAGILQRVDAKIWRIALPSPRFESMLDVVEIVPAK, encoded by the coding sequence ATGATTGTCAGAACGGGATTTGGCCTGGCCGCATGCGTGGCACTGGCGGCATGCGGCGGCGGCAACCGCCCGGCGACCGCGTCCAAGCCCGCCGTGGCCGACTGGCGGCAGGTGGCGACCAAGGCGGATCGCGATCGATTGCGCACCTGGCGCGAATCCTGGGTCGCGGCGACGGACAAGGCGCGCGCGGCCGGCAACGGCGCGGCACTGGCGGCGCAGGGCAAGTTGTTCGATCCCGATCATGCGCTGGCCGGAGCGGTGCCCCCGCCCGGGACGTATCGCTGCCGGGTGTTCAAGCTGGGTGCGAAGGGCGTCGGGTCGCGCGATTTCAGCGCCTTCCCGTTCTTCGATTGCCGGGTCGAGGCCGAGGGCGACGTGTCGAGCTTCTACAAGGCCGACGGGTCGCAGCGGCCGGTCGGCCTGGCCTTTCCCGACAGCGATACGCGCGCGGTCTTCCTCGGCACGATGATGATCGGGGACGAGAAGGTCGCGCTGCAATATGGCCGCGATGCCGACCGCGACATGGCGGGAATCCTGCAACGGGTGGACGCCAAGATCTGGCGGATCGCCTTGCCCTCTCCGCGCTTCGAGTCGATGCTGGACGTGGTGGAGATCGTACCCGCCAAATGA
- a CDS encoding AbrB/MazE/SpoVT family DNA-binding domain-containing protein, giving the protein MNMLSRIFKPLKLIKIGNSVGVVLSKDVLSKLRVSQGETLYLSETPNGYMLTATNPEFVDAMSKAEEIMREDRDILAVLAK; this is encoded by the coding sequence ATGAACATGCTCTCGCGGATCTTCAAACCGCTGAAACTCATCAAGATCGGCAATTCGGTCGGCGTCGTGCTGTCGAAGGATGTATTGTCCAAGCTTCGCGTTTCGCAGGGCGAGACGCTGTACCTGAGCGAGACTCCCAACGGCTATATGCTGACTGCCACCAACCCCGAATTCGTCGATGCCATGAGCAAGGCCGAGGAAATCATGCGCGAGGATCGCGACATTCTCGCCGTGCTCGCGAAATAG
- a CDS encoding aspartate-semialdehyde dehydrogenase yields MGYRIVVAGATGNVGREMLNILAEREFPADEIAVVASSRSQGLSVDYGDTGKQFKVQNIEHFDWNGWDMALFAIGSEATAKYAPIAAAAGCTVIDNSSLYRMDPDVPLIVPEVNPEAIDGYKARNIIANPNCSTAQMVVALKPLHDFARIKRVVVSTYQSVSGAGKQGMDELFEQSRNIFVGDSAEPKKFTKQIAFNVIPHIDSFLDDGSTKEEWKMVVETKKILDAKIKVTATCVRVPVFVGHSEAINIEFEKEISAQQAQDILREAPGIMLYDKREDGGYITPIECVGEFATFISRVREDSTIENGLNLWCVSDNLRKGAALNAVQIAELLGRRHLQKAA; encoded by the coding sequence ATGGGCTATAGAATCGTCGTCGCGGGCGCGACCGGCAATGTCGGGCGCGAGATGCTCAACATCCTGGCGGAGCGGGAATTCCCGGCCGACGAGATCGCGGTCGTCGCCTCCTCGCGCAGCCAGGGTCTGTCGGTCGATTACGGCGACACGGGCAAGCAGTTCAAGGTCCAGAATATCGAGCATTTCGACTGGAACGGCTGGGATATGGCGCTGTTCGCGATCGGATCCGAGGCGACCGCCAAATACGCGCCGATCGCGGCGGCGGCGGGCTGCACGGTGATCGACAATTCGTCGCTCTACCGCATGGACCCGGACGTGCCCCTGATCGTGCCCGAGGTGAACCCGGAGGCGATCGACGGCTACAAAGCGCGCAACATCATCGCCAATCCGAACTGCTCGACCGCGCAGATGGTCGTCGCGCTGAAGCCGCTGCATGATTTCGCCAGGATCAAGCGCGTCGTCGTCTCGACCTATCAGTCGGTCTCGGGCGCGGGCAAGCAGGGCATGGACGAGCTGTTCGAACAGAGCCGCAACATCTTCGTCGGCGACAGCGCCGAGCCCAAGAAGTTTACCAAGCAGATCGCCTTCAACGTGATCCCGCACATCGACAGCTTCCTGGACGACGGATCGACCAAGGAAGAATGGAAGATGGTGGTCGAGACCAAGAAGATCCTCGACGCCAAGATCAAGGTGACCGCGACGTGCGTGCGCGTGCCGGTGTTCGTCGGCCATTCGGAGGCGATCAACATCGAATTCGAGAAGGAAATCTCGGCGCAACAGGCGCAGGATATCCTGCGCGAGGCACCGGGTATCATGCTCTACGACAAGCGCGAGGATGGCGGGTACATCACGCCGATCGAATGCGTCGGCGAATTCGCGACCTTCATCAGCCGCGTGCGCGAGGATTCGACGATCGAGAACGGGCTCAACCTGTGGTGCGTATCGGACAATCTGCGCAAGGGCGCGGCGCTGAACGCGGTGCAGATCGCCGAACTGCTCGGCCGGCGGCACCTGCAGAAGGCGGCGTGA
- a CDS encoding S41 family peptidase, translated as MTRRPIASLLALAATVSACGGGGGSGGSTGTATGASPTPTPTPTTTAGCSLRNRQDWVAGQMREWYLFPDTLPANLDPTPYTTVGDYIDALTATARAQRKDRYFTYLTSIAEETAFYNSGSSAGFGVRLSIDTPAQRAYISEAFEGAPALAAGIDRGTEILAIGTGTSDLRTVSSIIAAGGSPAVTDALGPSTAGTTRLLRVVTGGVTRDVSVTKAEYSLTPVSSRYGAKVIDDGGRKVGYVNLRTFISTADPALRDAFAQFRAQGVTNVIVDLRYNGGGLISIAELMGDLLGANRSTSDVFDYVTYRSEKSANNTTRTFSPQPQSIAPMKVAFIGTGGSASASELVIAAMIPYLHANGALIGTNTFGKPVGQIARDNTACDDRLRVIAFSLQNAARQGEYYDGLVGTVEASCQAPDDLSRPMGDAQEGSTRQALDFLAGRSCTPISSSAQSAQALNATTQRKLELLSPDRPSTVQREVPGAF; from the coding sequence ATGACCCGCCGCCCGATCGCCAGTCTGCTCGCCTTGGCCGCCACCGTGTCCGCTTGCGGCGGGGGTGGCGGATCCGGCGGGTCGACCGGCACGGCGACCGGCGCTTCGCCGACACCGACACCGACGCCGACGACAACTGCGGGATGTTCGCTGCGCAATCGGCAGGATTGGGTCGCCGGGCAGATGCGCGAATGGTATCTCTTTCCCGATACGCTGCCCGCGAACCTCGATCCGACGCCCTACACGACCGTCGGCGATTATATCGATGCGCTGACGGCCACGGCGCGGGCGCAGCGCAAGGATCGCTATTTCACCTATCTCACCTCGATCGCCGAGGAGACTGCGTTCTACAATTCCGGGTCCAGCGCCGGGTTCGGCGTGCGCCTCTCGATCGACACGCCGGCGCAGCGCGCATACATTTCGGAAGCGTTCGAGGGTGCGCCGGCCTTGGCGGCGGGAATCGATCGCGGCACCGAGATCCTGGCGATCGGTACCGGCACGAGCGATCTGCGCACGGTCAGCTCGATCATCGCCGCCGGCGGCTCCCCCGCCGTCACCGACGCGCTGGGGCCGAGCACCGCCGGCACCACGCGACTGCTGCGCGTGGTGACCGGTGGCGTCACTCGCGACGTCTCCGTCACCAAGGCGGAGTACAGCCTGACGCCGGTGTCCTCCCGTTATGGCGCGAAGGTGATCGACGATGGCGGACGGAAGGTCGGCTATGTCAATCTGCGCACCTTCATCAGCACCGCCGATCCGGCCTTGCGCGACGCCTTCGCGCAATTCCGTGCGCAGGGCGTCACCAACGTGATCGTCGACCTGCGCTATAATGGCGGCGGCCTGATCTCGATCGCGGAATTGATGGGCGACCTGCTCGGCGCCAACCGGTCGACGTCCGACGTGTTCGATTACGTCACCTATCGCAGCGAGAAATCCGCCAACAACACGACGCGGACCTTCTCACCGCAGCCGCAATCGATCGCGCCGATGAAGGTCGCGTTCATCGGCACCGGCGGCAGCGCCTCGGCCAGCGAACTCGTGATCGCGGCGATGATCCCCTACCTCCACGCGAACGGCGCGCTGATCGGCACGAACACCTTCGGTAAGCCGGTGGGGCAGATCGCGCGGGACAATACCGCCTGCGACGACCGGCTGCGCGTCATCGCTTTCTCGCTGCAGAATGCCGCGCGACAGGGCGAATATTATGATGGTCTGGTCGGCACGGTGGAGGCGAGCTGCCAGGCGCCCGACGATCTGAGCAGACCGATGGGCGATGCGCAGGAGGGCTCGACCCGCCAGGCGCTCGACTTCCTCGCCGGACGAAGTTGCACACCGATTTCCTCGTCAGCCCAATCGGCCCAGGCGCTGAATGCGACCACGCAGCGCAAGCTCGAACTGCTGTCGCCCGATCGGCCGAGCACGGTTCAGCGCGAGGTGCCCGGCGCGTTTTGA
- a CDS encoding cation diffusion facilitator family transporter — MSATKQGGSNLVIFAALAANLGIAVAKFIAAGISGSSSMLTEGFHSVVDSLNQVLLLYGQSRGKRAPDEAHPFGYGRELYFWSFVVAILIFAVGAGVSIYEGYTHILEPEPLRDPLINYIVLGVAFAMEGTSWCIAMREFSASKGNTGWWQAVRRSKDPAGFIILFEDSAALAGLIIAGVGVWASHAYADARIDGIASIAIGVILALVAALLAREAKGLLIGEGADPAVVAKVRAVVDRQKAITHVNHVRTIHTAPDSIFVAISADFEDRLTMGEAENLIERIEDELRVAEPMLSSIYIRPEKRENAAVFKPTVPAG; from the coding sequence ATGTCGGCGACAAAACAGGGCGGCTCGAACCTCGTCATCTTCGCGGCACTGGCGGCCAATCTCGGGATCGCGGTGGCGAAGTTCATCGCCGCCGGGATTTCGGGCTCGTCCTCGATGCTGACCGAGGGCTTCCACTCGGTCGTCGACAGTCTCAACCAGGTGCTGCTGCTGTACGGCCAGAGCCGCGGCAAGCGGGCGCCCGACGAGGCGCACCCCTTCGGCTATGGCCGCGAACTGTATTTCTGGTCGTTCGTCGTCGCGATCCTGATCTTCGCGGTCGGCGCGGGCGTGTCGATATACGAAGGCTATACCCATATCCTCGAACCCGAGCCGCTGCGCGATCCGCTGATCAACTATATCGTCCTGGGCGTCGCCTTCGCGATGGAGGGCACGTCGTGGTGCATCGCGATGCGCGAGTTCTCCGCGTCGAAGGGCAACACCGGCTGGTGGCAGGCGGTGCGCCGATCAAAGGATCCGGCCGGGTTCATCATCTTGTTCGAGGATAGCGCCGCGTTGGCCGGGCTGATCATCGCCGGCGTCGGCGTCTGGGCCAGCCACGCATATGCCGACGCGCGGATCGACGGGATCGCGTCGATCGCGATCGGCGTGATCCTGGCGCTGGTCGCGGCATTGCTGGCGCGCGAGGCGAAGGGGCTGCTGATCGGCGAAGGCGCGGACCCGGCGGTGGTCGCCAAGGTCCGCGCGGTGGTCGATCGACAGAAAGCGATCACCCACGTCAACCACGTGCGCACGATCCATACCGCACCGGACAGCATCTTCGTCGCGATCAGCGCGGACTTCGAGGATCGGCTGACGATGGGCGAGGCGGAAAATTTGATCGAGCGGATCGAGGACGAATTGCGCGTGGCGGAACCGATGCTGTCGTCGATCTATATCCGTCCGGAAAAGCGCGAGAATGCGGCGGTGTTCAAGCCGACGGTTCCTGCCGGATAG
- a CDS encoding PEPxxWA-CTERM sorting domain-containing protein: MNTIKTLLATTFAATITLAAAPAMAADYLPVGPQTNVALSTVTGGGWSLCYSASMGSAIGNSAAAAISNCTGDRLMLAGRVTGSDTLLALAQAPRADVLFDTGAANNGVFHLANGTNWFNADNWSWGFVGAGQSLTKYQCGIGPANGSMCIHTVNGAGGYSINGMYTSTGYDKLVFQFVSGAVPEPATWGMMILGFGVVGAAMRRRAKVSRVAFAI, from the coding sequence ATGAACACGATCAAGACGCTGCTCGCGACCACGTTCGCCGCGACCATCACGCTCGCCGCCGCACCGGCGATGGCCGCCGACTATCTGCCGGTCGGCCCACAGACCAATGTGGCGCTGTCCACCGTCACGGGCGGCGGCTGGTCGCTGTGCTATTCGGCGAGCATGGGCAGTGCCATCGGCAACAGCGCGGCGGCGGCGATCTCGAACTGCACCGGCGATCGCCTGATGCTCGCGGGCCGGGTGACGGGCAGCGACACCTTGCTCGCTCTGGCGCAGGCTCCGCGCGCCGATGTGCTGTTCGATACCGGCGCGGCCAATAACGGCGTGTTCCATCTGGCGAACGGCACCAACTGGTTCAACGCCGACAATTGGTCGTGGGGCTTTGTCGGCGCTGGCCAGAGCCTGACCAAATATCAGTGCGGTATCGGCCCGGCGAACGGCAGCATGTGCATCCATACGGTCAACGGCGCGGGCGGCTATTCGATCAACGGCATGTATACCAGCACCGGATATGACAAATTGGTGTTCCAGTTCGTCTCCGGCGCGGTGCCCGAGCCGGCGACCTGGGGCATGATGATCCTCGGCTTCGGCGTCGTCGGGGCGGCGATGCGTCGGCGTGCCAAGGTGTCGCGCGTGGCGTTCGCGATCTGA
- a CDS encoding 3-hydroxybutyrate dehydrogenase produces the protein MFLKGKSAIVTGSTSGIGLAYAKAFAAEGASVVINGFGDASDIEKERAALEATSGARALYDAADMTKPDEIAAMVARCHAELGGPDIIVNNAGIQHVAPIEDFPADKFEAIMKINLTSAWYLMQAAVPLMKAAKWGRIISTASAHSLVASPNKSAYVMAKHGIAGLTKTIALETATFGITVNCISPGYVWTPLVEAQIPDTMKTRGLTRDQVINDVLLAAQPTKEFVTSEQVAALAVYLCGDAAKAITGANLSMDGGWTAA, from the coding sequence ATGTTCCTGAAGGGCAAGAGCGCGATCGTCACCGGATCCACGTCGGGCATCGGCCTGGCCTATGCCAAGGCGTTCGCCGCCGAGGGCGCGAGCGTCGTCATCAACGGCTTCGGCGATGCGAGCGACATCGAGAAGGAACGCGCCGCGCTTGAGGCGACGAGCGGCGCTAGGGCGCTGTACGACGCCGCCGACATGACCAAGCCGGACGAGATCGCCGCGATGGTCGCGCGCTGCCATGCCGAACTCGGCGGGCCGGACATCATCGTCAACAATGCCGGCATCCAGCATGTCGCGCCGATCGAGGACTTCCCCGCCGACAAGTTCGAGGCGATCATGAAGATCAATCTCACCTCGGCCTGGTATCTGATGCAGGCGGCCGTGCCACTGATGAAGGCGGCGAAATGGGGCCGGATCATCTCCACCGCCTCGGCGCATTCGCTCGTCGCCTCGCCCAACAAGTCGGCCTATGTGATGGCCAAGCACGGCATCGCCGGCCTCACCAAGACGATCGCGCTGGAAACCGCGACCTTCGGCATCACGGTCAATTGCATCTCCCCGGGCTATGTCTGGACGCCGTTGGTCGAGGCGCAGATCCCCGATACGATGAAGACGCGCGGGCTGACGCGCGATCAGGTGATTAACGACGTGCTGCTCGCCGCGCAGCCGACCAAGGAATTCGTCACCTCCGAACAGGTCGCCGCGCTGGCGGTCTATCTGTGCGGCGATGCGGCCAAGGCGATCACCGGCGCGAACCTGTCGATGGACGGGGGCTGGACCGCGGCCTGA
- a CDS encoding type II toxin-antitoxin system death-on-curing family toxin: MADIRFIDVDVAFAVHERQLAEHGGLSGIKDSGLLESAMSRPLNKHAYGESDLCALAASYGFGIARNHPFNDGNKRTAWVIARLFLRLNDVDIAFEKTDAIETVLALASGELSEDAFADWFRARIVR, encoded by the coding sequence ATGGCGGATATTCGCTTCATCGACGTCGACGTGGCGTTTGCGGTGCATGAACGGCAATTGGCCGAACATGGTGGCCTGTCGGGCATCAAGGATAGCGGCTTGCTCGAATCCGCCATGAGCCGCCCGCTGAACAAGCATGCTTATGGCGAAAGCGATCTGTGCGCCTTGGCTGCTTCTTATGGTTTCGGCATCGCACGCAATCATCCGTTCAACGATGGCAACAAGCGTACCGCTTGGGTGATCGCGCGCTTGTTCCTGCGGCTCAACGACGTCGATATCGCGTTCGAAAAAACCGATGCGATCGAAACCGTCCTGGCTCTGGCGTCCGGTGAATTGTCGGAGGATGCATTTGCCGACTGGTTCAGGGCGCGTATCGTCCGATAA
- a CDS encoding putative quinol monooxygenase, protein MTEMDTDQPDTSRRTILSLAAVAAVFPWASVAQTVDGTVYVIAELIAKPGKDATVRAALIAFARRAPKEAGCISYHLHEDVAVPGRFLTYEVWRDKAAIEAHFQAPAMKAAGPALAKLLAKPLGVTSMKLLV, encoded by the coding sequence ATGACCGAAATGGACACCGACCAGCCGGACACGAGCCGTCGTACGATCCTGTCGCTCGCCGCCGTCGCCGCCGTCTTTCCCTGGGCGAGCGTGGCGCAGACGGTGGACGGCACCGTCTATGTCATCGCCGAACTGATCGCGAAACCGGGCAAGGACGCGACCGTGCGCGCCGCGCTCATCGCATTCGCGCGGCGCGCGCCGAAGGAGGCCGGCTGCATCTCGTATCACCTGCACGAGGATGTCGCCGTGCCGGGCCGCTTCCTCACCTACGAGGTGTGGCGGGACAAGGCCGCGATCGAGGCGCATTTCCAGGCCCCGGCGATGAAGGCCGCGGGGCCGGCGCTGGCGAAGCTGCTGGCCAAGCCGCTCGGCGTTACGAGCATGAAGTTGCTGGTCTGA